One Fundidesulfovibrio putealis DSM 16056 DNA segment encodes these proteins:
- the plsY gene encoding glycerol-3-phosphate 1-O-acyltransferase PlsY, producing MLFAKLLWLGLAYLAGSFPFGLFIAQAACGIDPRAAGSKNIGATNVARLCGTKLGVATLLLDALKGFVPVAVAWQMSDSGWFPALTALACVCGHMFPVFLHYKGGKGVATTIGAFLALAPGAIVVSGILCAGAIAATGFVSVGSLLLAASLPFTVLWLGKSGIVTVTLVIAGLVIWKHKENISRLLTGEEKPWKKKAE from the coding sequence ATGCTGTTCGCGAAACTTCTCTGGCTTGGGCTGGCCTATCTGGCCGGGTCCTTCCCCTTCGGTCTGTTCATCGCCCAGGCGGCCTGCGGCATCGACCCCCGCGCCGCTGGCAGCAAAAACATCGGGGCCACCAACGTGGCGCGCCTGTGTGGAACGAAGCTCGGCGTGGCCACACTCCTCCTGGACGCACTCAAGGGCTTCGTGCCGGTGGCCGTGGCCTGGCAGATGTCGGATTCCGGCTGGTTCCCGGCCCTGACCGCCCTGGCTTGCGTGTGCGGCCACATGTTCCCGGTCTTCCTGCACTACAAGGGCGGCAAGGGCGTGGCCACCACCATCGGGGCCTTCCTGGCGCTTGCGCCGGGGGCGATTGTGGTCTCGGGCATCCTGTGCGCCGGAGCCATCGCGGCCACGGGGTTCGTGTCCGTGGGGTCGCTGCTGCTGGCGGCCAGCCTGCCCTTCACCGTGCTGTGGCTGGGCAAGTCCGGCATCGTGACGGTCACCCTGGTCATCGCCGGGCTGGTCATCTGGAAGCACAAGGAGAACATCTCCCGCCTGCTGACCGGCGAGGAGAAGCCCTGGAAGAAGAAAGCCGAGTAA
- a CDS encoding glycosyltransferase family 39 protein — protein sequence MRPVSGGTPAQACLAFLVALGFVLRVYNLGVPSQWMDEILVPLNASHPMEYILELSRRIEVHSPFFYMIVKALLAADSGDFLLRLPSALAGAATIWVVFQLGRELHGDRLGLYAAALIALNTHHLYLSRYIRPYGLTVFLFSLTLLLMLRAEKSGRRGLLAWLLVADAFMVLLHNLGVLVLAAQAFYLIVRRAAGRSPLSWLAVAGFSACTAALGAGAWFFFMRSSIVGEFLAQPMPLGDSLAVVGENFLRNLFSFDAPWVWGGFALWFLAGLMLLWRADAWSGFIVALFVFLPPLALVGAGMTWNLWPRHLSHVIPLAALAMAALPASLRLTGSRHALLAASLGMAGGVVFLWPAHDRFYEVDSYRDRVIGTNYKLLAREVPSGMGPADALVVTNDYFRNGLNWYADRGPQPNRFRSQTITPQDRAIRLHVLANLHYGYFAKGWQDFEERHRPESVRRLEENVRLFTLPVERDPVFTVRERSRPVAVPMDLAGFYRSVGALRDAVFFQDARGPFAMATRNNSEAMLEYVFANETGGAPGTIVLNLFYRNTGKGNHLTVETAFDGEAPAPHPISMGPDPRSQAGIVLERAAPFSRLTVRVKMVCAPLTPRFPGGNYETLRFEGLEASFCGSPDAPATPGCLEAMAERRRDNALRNFLAERFLAASTVKQKIDSVSPLLRNVPDEQMPGWSRLESTSPDTAASLVAELQPGRELLAVYPRVGGGSAVALYQLGPDGRREELLALRGRESAWTPVSGQYPIRLDPSLRVGGAYRVEAVLVGRWAQLWNNNGTIFFEQ from the coding sequence ATGCGTCCGGTTTCAGGGGGAACGCCCGCCCAGGCGTGCCTGGCTTTCCTGGTCGCGCTGGGATTCGTGCTGCGCGTGTATAACCTGGGCGTGCCGTCCCAGTGGATGGACGAGATCCTCGTCCCGCTGAACGCCAGCCATCCCATGGAGTACATCCTGGAGCTTTCCAGGCGCATCGAGGTCCATTCCCCGTTCTTCTACATGATCGTAAAGGCCCTGCTGGCGGCGGATTCGGGGGATTTCCTCCTGCGCCTGCCGTCGGCGCTGGCCGGTGCGGCCACGATCTGGGTGGTGTTCCAGCTTGGCAGGGAGCTGCATGGTGACCGGCTCGGGCTCTATGCGGCGGCGTTGATCGCGTTGAACACGCACCATCTGTACCTCTCCCGCTACATCCGCCCCTATGGGCTTACGGTCTTCCTGTTCAGCCTGACGCTTCTGCTGATGCTTCGTGCGGAGAAATCCGGGAGGCGGGGCCTGCTGGCCTGGCTGCTGGTTGCCGACGCGTTCATGGTGCTGCTGCACAACCTGGGGGTGCTGGTGCTGGCGGCGCAGGCGTTCTACCTGATTGTCCGCCGGGCTGCGGGGAGGAGTCCGCTGAGCTGGCTGGCGGTTGCGGGGTTTTCGGCCTGCACGGCGGCCCTGGGCGCGGGCGCGTGGTTCTTCTTCATGCGCAGCAGCATCGTGGGGGAATTTCTGGCGCAGCCCATGCCTTTGGGCGACTCCCTGGCCGTGGTGGGCGAGAACTTCCTGCGCAACCTGTTCTCGTTCGACGCCCCCTGGGTCTGGGGCGGTTTCGCGCTGTGGTTCCTGGCGGGGCTGATGCTCCTGTGGCGCGCCGATGCCTGGAGCGGCTTCATCGTCGCGCTGTTCGTATTCCTCCCGCCGCTGGCCCTGGTGGGCGCGGGCATGACCTGGAACCTGTGGCCCAGGCACCTGAGCCACGTGATTCCACTGGCGGCGCTGGCCATGGCCGCGCTTCCGGCCTCCCTGCGCCTGACCGGATCGCGTCATGCCCTGTTGGCCGCATCATTGGGGATGGCCGGGGGCGTGGTGTTCCTGTGGCCCGCCCATGACCGCTTCTACGAGGTCGACAGCTACCGCGACCGGGTGATCGGCACCAATTACAAGCTCCTGGCCCGGGAAGTCCCCTCCGGCATGGGGCCTGCGGACGCGCTGGTGGTCACCAACGACTATTTCCGCAACGGCCTGAACTGGTACGCAGACCGTGGACCGCAGCCCAACCGGTTCCGTTCCCAGACCATCACCCCACAGGACCGGGCAATCCGGCTGCACGTGCTGGCCAACCTGCACTACGGGTACTTCGCCAAGGGCTGGCAGGACTTCGAGGAGCGCCACAGACCCGAGAGCGTGCGCCGCCTGGAGGAGAACGTCCGGCTGTTCACGCTGCCCGTGGAGCGCGACCCGGTCTTCACGGTGCGCGAACGCTCACGCCCAGTGGCCGTGCCCATGGACCTTGCGGGATTCTACCGCAGCGTGGGCGCTCTTCGCGACGCGGTATTCTTCCAGGACGCGCGCGGGCCGTTCGCCATGGCCACCCGCAACAACTCCGAGGCGATGCTGGAATACGTGTTCGCCAACGAAACGGGCGGCGCTCCGGGTACAATCGTCCTGAACCTGTTCTACCGCAACACAGGCAAGGGCAACCACCTGACGGTGGAGACTGCCTTTGACGGCGAAGCGCCCGCGCCGCACCCCATATCCATGGGGCCGGACCCGAGGAGCCAGGCGGGCATTGTGCTGGAGCGCGCCGCGCCGTTTTCCAGGCTGACCGTGCGGGTGAAGATGGTCTGCGCGCCGCTTACGCCCAGGTTTCCCGGCGGCAACTACGAGACCCTGCGTTTCGAGGGGCTGGAGGCGTCCTTCTGCGGCTCGCCGGACGCCCCGGCAACGCCGGGCTGCCTGGAGGCCATGGCCGAGCGCCGACGCGACAACGCCCTGCGCAATTTTCTGGCCGAGCGGTTCCTGGCTGCAAGCACAGTGAAGCAGAAGATTGACTCCGTCTCGCCTTTGCTGCGCAACGTCCCGGATGAGCAAATGCCAGGTTGGAGCAGGCTTGAATCAACCTCGCCGGACACTGCGGCCAGCCTTGTGGCCGAACTCCAGCCAGGCAGGGAACTGCTCGCCGTCTACCCCCGCGTGGGCGGCGGGTCCGCTGTGGCCCTGTATCAACTGGGGCCGGACGGCAGACGCGAGGAACTCCTGGCGCTGCGTGGCCGCGAAAGCGCCTGGACGCCTGTGTCGGGCCAGTATCCCATCCGCCTGGATCCGTCGCTTCGGGTCGGCGGGGCCTACCGCGTCGAGGCCGTGCTGGTGGGCAGGTGGGCCCAGCTCTGGAATAATAACGGAACTATTTTCTTCGAGCAGTAG
- a CDS encoding radical SAM protein has product MHTHTPTIPAISLGHGVHAAPVPPLERSPGQDPARIRAVTSFTLSDWAGKACAVVYLGGCNLRCPTCHNATLAFTPELHPPLETGAVLASLAARKPWLDGVVVCGGEPTLDSGLADLVEKLFALGFAVKVDTNGLRPEAVAAVLARCPDTVFAVDVKGPWHMYPELTGGGVSSQAARERLEMVFAMARKHPQSFLFRITLVPGLTPEDVQAARDSLPAGFVLKEQTYMPPASS; this is encoded by the coding sequence ATGCACACGCACACCCCCACCATCCCAGCCATCTCACTCGGTCACGGCGTCCACGCAGCCCCGGTCCCCCCGCTGGAGCGCTCCCCCGGACAGGACCCGGCCAGGATCAGGGCGGTGACGTCTTTCACGCTCAGCGACTGGGCCGGAAAGGCCTGCGCCGTGGTGTACCTGGGCGGCTGCAACCTGCGCTGCCCCACCTGCCACAACGCCACCCTGGCCTTCACCCCCGAGCTCCATCCCCCCTTGGAGACCGGAGCGGTGCTGGCATCGCTTGCGGCCCGCAAGCCCTGGCTGGACGGGGTGGTGGTCTGCGGCGGCGAGCCCACGCTGGACTCCGGCCTCGCTGATCTGGTGGAGAAACTCTTCGCGCTGGGGTTCGCCGTGAAGGTGGACACCAACGGCCTGCGGCCCGAGGCCGTGGCCGCCGTGCTGGCGCGCTGCCCGGACACGGTCTTTGCCGTGGACGTGAAAGGCCCCTGGCACATGTATCCCGAGCTCACCGGCGGGGGCGTTTCCTCCCAGGCTGCGCGCGAGCGCCTGGAGATGGTCTTCGCCATGGCCCGCAAGCATCCGCAATCATTCTTATTCCGTATCACCCTGGTCCCCGGTCTGACGCCGGAAGACGTCCAGGCGGCCAGGGACTCCCTGCCCGCCGGTTTCGTCCTGAAAGAACAAACGTATATGCCCCCCGCCTCAAGTTAA
- a CDS encoding ribonucleoside triphosphate reductase, with translation MPLQIQKRDGCLETWSLERIAQAILKALKASGIQDPILAKRVARKVEEKLEGVDVPRQEHVQDMVERVLMESRLYEVAKRFVIYREKRRTLREQKAAYLDIKDTIDTYLSKADWRVSENANMAHSFQGLMLHLSGTVQARYALEKYPEEVRAAHDHGYFHIHDLSFGLAGYCAGWSLRDLLLEGFNLEGRSSAGPAKHFDSALGQMVNFLGTLQNEWAGAQAFNNVDTYLAPFIRHDGLDYQHVRQAVQKFVFNLNTTSRWGGQTPFTNLSFDLTAPKHIAKEAAIIGGAFQDQNYGEFQAEMDMFNQAFLEVMAEGDYYGQIFSFPIPTYNVTEDFPWDSPIGTRLLELTAKYGAPYFQNFISSDLSPEDVRSMCCRLQMDLRELRKKVGGLFGAGDLTGSIGVVTLNLPKLAYLAQGEEDFLDLLTEYATLAKDGLEFKRKLIQGHLDRGMFPYSSRYLKNGFKGHFSTIGLVGGHEACLNILGKGIETDAGVRFMTRTLNHLRDVTTRFQEETGHLYNLEATPAEGTSYRLAKIDKGLYADIQASGDDVPYYTNSTNLPVGLSEDVIAALEHQNKLQPLYTGGTVFHTFLGEAVADTEALKNFIIKAFKMTKIPYLSITPTFSVCKDHGYMSGAHPECTTCGADSEVFTRIVGYYRPVSRWNKGKKAEYADRVTYMGVCGCEPGQL, from the coding sequence ATGCCCCTTCAGATACAGAAACGCGACGGCTGCCTGGAAACCTGGTCCCTGGAGCGCATCGCCCAGGCCATCCTCAAGGCTTTGAAAGCCAGCGGCATCCAGGACCCCATCCTGGCCAAGCGCGTTGCCCGCAAGGTCGAGGAGAAACTCGAAGGGGTGGACGTGCCCCGCCAGGAGCACGTGCAGGACATGGTGGAGCGCGTGCTCATGGAGTCGCGCCTGTACGAGGTGGCCAAGCGCTTCGTGATCTACCGCGAGAAGCGCCGCACCCTGCGTGAGCAGAAGGCCGCGTACCTGGACATCAAGGACACCATCGACACCTACCTCTCCAAGGCCGACTGGCGCGTGTCCGAGAACGCCAACATGGCCCACTCCTTCCAGGGGCTCATGCTGCACCTCTCCGGCACGGTGCAGGCCCGCTACGCCCTGGAGAAGTACCCCGAGGAAGTCCGCGCCGCGCACGACCACGGCTATTTCCACATCCACGACCTGTCCTTCGGCCTCGCCGGATACTGCGCGGGCTGGAGCCTGCGCGACCTCCTGCTGGAAGGCTTCAACCTGGAGGGGCGCTCCTCGGCCGGACCGGCCAAGCACTTCGATTCGGCGCTCGGCCAGATGGTCAACTTCCTGGGCACGCTCCAGAACGAGTGGGCCGGCGCCCAGGCCTTCAACAACGTGGACACCTACCTCGCGCCGTTCATCCGGCACGACGGGCTGGATTACCAGCACGTGCGCCAGGCCGTGCAGAAGTTCGTGTTCAACCTGAACACCACCTCGCGCTGGGGCGGCCAGACCCCCTTCACCAACCTGAGCTTCGACCTGACCGCGCCCAAGCACATCGCCAAGGAGGCCGCCATCATCGGCGGCGCATTCCAGGACCAGAACTACGGCGAGTTCCAGGCCGAGATGGACATGTTCAACCAGGCCTTCCTGGAAGTGATGGCCGAGGGCGACTACTACGGCCAGATCTTCTCGTTCCCCATCCCCACCTACAACGTCACGGAAGATTTCCCCTGGGATTCGCCCATCGGGACGCGCCTGCTGGAGCTGACCGCCAAGTACGGCGCGCCCTACTTCCAGAACTTCATCAGCTCCGACCTCTCGCCTGAAGACGTGCGCTCCATGTGCTGCCGCCTGCAGATGGACCTGCGCGAGCTGCGCAAGAAGGTCGGCGGCCTGTTCGGCGCGGGCGACCTGACCGGCTCCATCGGCGTGGTCACCCTGAACCTGCCCAAGCTCGCCTATCTGGCCCAGGGAGAGGAAGACTTCCTGGACCTGCTCACCGAGTACGCCACCCTGGCCAAGGACGGGCTGGAGTTCAAACGCAAGCTCATCCAGGGCCACCTCGATCGCGGCATGTTCCCCTATTCCTCGCGCTACCTGAAGAACGGCTTCAAGGGCCACTTCTCCACCATCGGGCTGGTGGGCGGCCATGAGGCCTGCCTGAACATCCTGGGCAAGGGCATCGAGACCGACGCGGGCGTGCGCTTCATGACCCGCACCCTGAACCACCTGCGCGACGTCACCACCCGCTTCCAGGAAGAGACCGGACACCTCTACAACCTGGAAGCCACCCCCGCCGAGGGCACCAGCTACCGCCTGGCCAAGATCGACAAGGGCCTCTACGCGGACATCCAGGCCTCCGGCGACGACGTGCCGTACTACACCAACTCCACCAACCTGCCCGTGGGCTTGAGCGAGGACGTGATCGCCGCCCTGGAGCACCAGAACAAGCTCCAGCCGCTGTACACCGGCGGCACCGTGTTTCATACGTTCCTGGGCGAGGCCGTGGCCGACACCGAGGCCCTGAAGAACTTCATCATCAAGGCCTTCAAAATGACCAAGATCCCGTACCTGTCCATCACCCCGACGTTCAGCGTGTGCAAGGACCACGGATACATGTCCGGCGCGCACCCGGAATGCACCACCTGCGGCGCGGACTCCGAGGTGTTTACCAGGATCGTCGGGTACTACCGCCCGGTGTCGCGCTGGAACAAGGGGAAGAAGGCGGAGTACGCTGACAGGGTCACGTATATGGGTGTTTGTGGGTGTGAGCCGGGGCAGTTGTAG
- a CDS encoding DUF488 domain-containing protein, with amino-acid sequence MASPVDSAARAVILTIGHSNHPFEHFLGLLRRHAITAVADVRSRPYTKYAKHFCREPLERLLRAQSIPYVFLGDLIGGKPDDPALLGPDGKPDYALIAATPAFATGIERLITGASTHVIALMCGEEDPSCCHRHHLIAPALSARGLSVRHIRGDGRIEDDDALRRASESQAGPQQLLLL; translated from the coding sequence ATGGCCAGCCCGGTTGATTCCGCTGCAAGGGCCGTCATCCTCACCATCGGCCACTCGAACCACCCGTTCGAGCATTTCCTCGGCCTGCTGCGCCGTCACGCCATCACCGCCGTGGCGGACGTCCGTTCGCGTCCCTACACCAAATACGCCAAGCACTTCTGTCGCGAACCTCTGGAGCGGCTGCTACGCGCCCAATCCATTCCCTACGTGTTTCTGGGCGACCTGATCGGCGGCAAGCCAGACGACCCTGCGCTCCTCGGCCCGGACGGCAAGCCCGATTACGCCCTGATCGCCGCAACTCCCGCCTTCGCCACCGGCATCGAACGCCTTATCACCGGCGCATCAACCCACGTCATCGCCCTCATGTGCGGGGAGGAAGATCCCTCCTGCTGCCACCGGCATCACCTGATCGCCCCGGCGCTCAGCGCGCGCGGCCTCAGCGTACGCCACATTCGCGGCGATGGCCGCATCGAGGACGACGACGCGCTGCGGCGCGCGTCAGAGTCACAAGCCGGGCCGCAACAGCTGCTTTTGCTTTAG
- a CDS encoding ADP-ribosylglycohydrolase family protein, translating into MARSFSDRAAGAVVGAFIGDALGLGPHWYYDLAAMRRDYGDWIDGYTDPKPDRYHGGLKAGDLSQTGLITLELLESVAGHGGYDQDDFTRRMDRNILSRTDGTAYSGPGGYTSISIRELHEARVTKGLGWNETGGYADTTEAAERSVILAVRYARLPSQAAALIADHVRLTQIDPFVASQSVAYNVIVSALVRGDSFNRELGKTLWNMVTEGELPFTRSVLAEDRGTRPQGFRPPSDRLYFPDALIFPFHVWEAAQDPDVRIEPAWKASLVYGMPCAINCQLPAAYYLAARFPGDFESAVLHALNGGGNNMSRAMLTGALVGAQVGLSGIPERFIQGLTLRGAIVDLARKIAAQADE; encoded by the coding sequence ATGGCGCGATCATTTTCGGACAGGGCCGCCGGGGCCGTGGTGGGGGCGTTCATCGGTGACGCCCTGGGACTGGGGCCGCACTGGTACTACGACCTCGCGGCCATGCGCCGCGACTACGGCGACTGGATCGACGGCTATACCGATCCCAAGCCGGATCGCTATCACGGAGGCCTCAAGGCGGGCGACCTGTCGCAGACCGGGCTCATCACCCTGGAGCTGCTGGAATCCGTGGCCGGGCACGGCGGATACGACCAGGACGACTTCACCCGGCGCATGGACCGGAACATTCTGTCCCGCACGGACGGCACAGCCTACAGCGGCCCTGGCGGCTACACCAGCATCTCCATCCGGGAACTCCACGAGGCGCGGGTCACGAAAGGGCTCGGCTGGAACGAGACGGGCGGTTACGCGGACACCACCGAGGCGGCGGAGCGGTCGGTGATCCTGGCGGTGCGCTATGCCCGGCTTCCCTCCCAGGCGGCGGCCCTTATCGCGGACCACGTCCGCCTCACCCAGATAGACCCCTTCGTGGCCTCGCAGTCCGTGGCCTACAACGTGATCGTGTCGGCCCTGGTGCGCGGTGACTCTTTTAATCGGGAGCTTGGAAAGACCCTGTGGAACATGGTGACCGAGGGCGAGCTGCCCTTCACGCGCTCGGTGCTGGCCGAGGACCGGGGCACGCGCCCGCAGGGCTTCCGCCCACCCAGCGACCGACTGTATTTCCCGGACGCGCTGATCTTCCCGTTCCACGTATGGGAGGCCGCGCAGGACCCGGACGTGCGCATCGAACCGGCCTGGAAGGCGTCGCTGGTGTACGGCATGCCCTGCGCCATCAACTGCCAGCTTCCGGCAGCCTACTACCTGGCCGCGCGCTTCCCGGGCGATTTCGAATCGGCGGTGCTGCACGCGCTGAACGGCGGCGGCAACAACATGTCGCGGGCCATGCTGACCGGTGCGCTTGTGGGGGCGCAGGTGGGTCTGTCGGGCATCCCGGAGCGCTTTATCCAAGGCCTCACGTTGCGCGGAGCTATCGTGGACCTCGCCCGGAAGATCGCGGCCCAGGCCGACGAGTAG